A single Drosophila ananassae strain 14024-0371.13 chromosome 3L, ASM1763931v2, whole genome shotgun sequence DNA region contains:
- the LOC6496201 gene encoding protein unzipped — translation MSSRSSLFGFCLLLALILSPAHATVHSVLTHKNSSSMLGQLVTSSTLVWESYDPNDAEQLEFAVEGGKYITEDEHYPIYVCRVPIDGFQVAGQTEKVLQRHVCVAAHYKHGKYDNFDVLMNKGHLGKVGWRHWRKFDVGVPVGAIRIGDDAYIGRHRTPGQPNKGADFNLGHLEPVGLGKIRVIENEREKYYDDGELLVETEPFRYELRDIKLDRIRIEMRENLTELATRKLENLGDKYSTVETVLSYSFDYSQYWGSHEGVARGFPTKIFEKDVSTPAEINWALKHTEIRTENKAVHTKLWPGTAINVTLRGNYVTLEAPYTGKLYAFYYGSDEIVSRKISADVRKSYLKDVKLEFSPVYWIENGTLVPTTTTTTTTTTSTSTTTHATTTSTHEPTPIHEPPLVHMQDKGVQHSGPDTLEKTLHDSPSSNEINSHEAPENMSSKSGKDVALAGFGVNTAAGAMAGSVLMTLLAVGLSL, via the exons ATGAGTTCCCGCAGCAGTTTGTTTGGATTTTGCCTCCTCCTGGCCCTGATCCTGAGCCCGGCCCACGCCACCGTGCACTCGGTGCTCACCCACAAGAACTCCTCGTCGATGCTGGGCCAGCTGGTCACCTCCAGCACCCTGGTCTGGGAGAGCTACGACCCGAACGACGCCGAGCAGCTGGAGTTCGCCGTCGAGGGCGGCAAGTACATCACCGAGGACGAGCACTACCCGATCTACGTCTGCCGAGTGCCCATCGACGGGTTCCAGGTTGCCGGCCAGACCGAGAAGGTCCTCCAGCGCCACGTCTGTGTGGCGGCCCACTACAAGCACGGCAAGTACGACAACTTCGACGTGCTGATGAACAAGGGCCACCTGGGCAAGGTAGGATGGCGCCACTGGCGCAAGTTCGACGTTGGGGTGCCAGTGGGCGCTATCCGCATTGGAGACGACGCCTACATCGGACGCCACCGGACGCCAGGACAGCCGAACAAGGGAGCGGACTTCAATCTGGGCCACTTGGAGCCCGTGGGCCTGGGCAAGATCCGGGTGATTGAGAACGAGCGCGAAAAGTACTACGACGACGGCGAGCTCCTGGTCGAGACGGAGCCATTCCGCTACGAGCTGCGGGACATCAAGCTGGACCGCATTCGCATCGAAATGCGCGAAAATCTGACGGAGTTGG CCACCCGGAAGCTGGAGAACCTGGGGGACAAGTACAGCACCGTGGAGACCGTCCTGAGCTACAGCTTCGACTACAGTCAGTACTGGGGATCCCACGAGGGAGTGGCCAGGGGCTTCCCCACGAAGATATTCGAAAAGGATGTGAGCACGCCGGCGGAAATCAACTGGGCACTGAAGCACACCGAGATTCGGACGGAGAACAAGGCGGTGCATACGAAACTGTGGCCCGGCACGGCCATCAACGTGACTCTGCGCGGCAACTACGTGACCCTGGAGGCGCCCTACACCGGCAAGCTCTACGCCTTCTACTACGGCAGCGACGAGATTGTGTCCCGGAAGATCAGTGCAGAT GTGCGCAAGAGCTACTTGAAGGATGTGAAGCTGGAGTTCAGCCCCGTCTACTGGATCGAGAACGGCACGCTGGTGCCCACAACGACAACCACAACGACAACGACTACGTCCACATCGACGACGACGcatgccaccaccaccagcacccaCGAGCCCACGCCGATCCACGAGCCCCCACTGGTGCACATGCAGGACAAGGGGGTGCAGCACTCGGGCCCCGACACGCTGGAGAAGACGCTGCACGACTCGCCGTCCAGCAACGAGATCAACTCCCACGAGGCCCCCGAGAACATGTCCTCAAAGTCCGGCAAAGACGTGGCGCTGGCCGGCTTCGGGGTGAACACGGCCGCGGGAGCGATGGCGGGCTCCGTCCTCATGACGCTGCTGGCGGTGGGCCTGAGCCTGTAG
- the LOC6496202 gene encoding neuropeptide-like 1 isoform X3, which produces MQAVHKSAHHSKRLLLLLSMLLNAALQPRSFAASATEDVANVSPCEMESIINQLMNPSPEYQLHASALRNQLKNLLRERQLAVGEEQPLGDYSDYVEEDKRSVAALAAQGLLNASPKRSLATLAKNGQLPTAEPGEDYADADSGEPSEQKRYIGSLARAGGLMTYGKRNVGTLARDFQLPIPNGKRNLAMVARLQSAPATHREQPKRNVAAVARYNSQQHHNQRASAEKRNLGALKSSPVHGAQQKREDEEMLLPAAAPDYADPMQSYWWYPSYAGYADLDWNDYRRAEKRFLGRVLPPTRATASTHRSRL; this is translated from the exons ATGCAGGCGGTGCACAAATCTGCACACCACAGCAAgcggctgttgttgctgctctcCATGCTGCTCAATGCC GCCCTTCAGCCGCGATCATTCGCCGCCAGTGCCACCGAGGACGTCGCCAATGTGTCGCCCTGCGAGATGGAGTCCATAATAAATCAACTGATGAACCCCAGTCCGGAGTACCAGTTACAC GCCTCCGCCTTGCGCAACCAACTGAAGAACCTCCTCCGCGAACGCCAGCTGGCCGTGGGCGAGGAGCAGCCGCTTGGTGACTACTCCGActatgtggaggaggacaagCGCTCGGTGGCCGCCCTGGCTGCCCAAGGACTCCTCAACGCCTCTCCCAAGCGCAGCCTTGCCACCCTTGCTAAAAACGGACAGCTGCCCACCGCCGAGCCGGGCGAGGATTACGCTGACGCGGATTCCGGCGAGCCTAGCGAGCAGAAGCGGTACATCGGATCCTTAGCCCGGGCCGGCGGCCTGATGACTTACGGAAAGCGCAATGTGGGCACCCTGGCTCGCGACTTCCAGCTGCCCATCCCGAATGGAAAGCGCAACCTGGCCATGGTGGCACGCCTTCAGAGTGCCCCCGCAACCCACAGGGAGCAGCCCAAGCGGAATGTGGCCGCCGTAGCCCGGTACAACTCCCAGCAGCACCATAACCAGAGGGCCAGTGCCGAGAAGCGCAACCTGGGCGCCCTGAAGTCCTCGCCGGTGCATGGAGCACAGCAGAAGCGCGAGGATGAGGAGATGCTCCTGCCCGCTGCCGCCCCCGACTACGCCGATCCCATGCAGAGCTACTGGTGGTATCCCAGCTACGCCGGCTACGCTGATCTCGATTGGAACGACTACCGCCGTGCCGAGAAGCGCTTTCTGG GTCGGGTACTTCCCCCAACACGAGCGACTGCGTCAACCCACCGCAGCCGGTTGTAA
- the LOC6496202 gene encoding neuropeptide-like 1 isoform X1, protein MQAVHKSAHHSKRLLLLLSMLLNAALQPRSFAASATEDVANVSPCEMESIINQLMNPSPEYQLHASALRNQLKNLLRERQLAVGEEQPLGDYSDYVEEDKRSVAALAAQGLLNASPKRSLATLAKNGQLPTAEPGEDYADADSGEPSEQKRYIGSLARAGGLMTYGKRNVGTLARDFQLPIPNGKRNLAMVARLQSAPATHREQPKRNVAAVARYNSQQHHNQRASAEKRNLGALKSSPVHGAQQKREDEEMLLPAAAPDYADPMQSYWWYPSYAGYADLDWNDYRRAEKRFLDTSKDPELFGIEHGNDAALQQEEEADDPGQAAPGTEPEEQWPSPQKRHIGAVYRSGFLPSYRYLRSPTPGGGYGGGAGGRFSRSGRDARQFVGYFPQHERLRQPTAAGCKQCFLPNHQPMITWSGAGIRGRLSRLAPGRSEHFRSLSSNALPSGGSPRSLLRSGAPSYPPFHAWGTPPRITALHRREFRRNMDNYEY, encoded by the exons ATGCAGGCGGTGCACAAATCTGCACACCACAGCAAgcggctgttgttgctgctctcCATGCTGCTCAATGCC GCCCTTCAGCCGCGATCATTCGCCGCCAGTGCCACCGAGGACGTCGCCAATGTGTCGCCCTGCGAGATGGAGTCCATAATAAATCAACTGATGAACCCCAGTCCGGAGTACCAGTTACAC GCCTCCGCCTTGCGCAACCAACTGAAGAACCTCCTCCGCGAACGCCAGCTGGCCGTGGGCGAGGAGCAGCCGCTTGGTGACTACTCCGActatgtggaggaggacaagCGCTCGGTGGCCGCCCTGGCTGCCCAAGGACTCCTCAACGCCTCTCCCAAGCGCAGCCTTGCCACCCTTGCTAAAAACGGACAGCTGCCCACCGCCGAGCCGGGCGAGGATTACGCTGACGCGGATTCCGGCGAGCCTAGCGAGCAGAAGCGGTACATCGGATCCTTAGCCCGGGCCGGCGGCCTGATGACTTACGGAAAGCGCAATGTGGGCACCCTGGCTCGCGACTTCCAGCTGCCCATCCCGAATGGAAAGCGCAACCTGGCCATGGTGGCACGCCTTCAGAGTGCCCCCGCAACCCACAGGGAGCAGCCCAAGCGGAATGTGGCCGCCGTAGCCCGGTACAACTCCCAGCAGCACCATAACCAGAGGGCCAGTGCCGAGAAGCGCAACCTGGGCGCCCTGAAGTCCTCGCCGGTGCATGGAGCACAGCAGAAGCGCGAGGATGAGGAGATGCTCCTGCCCGCTGCCGCCCCCGACTACGCCGATCCCATGCAGAGCTACTGGTGGTATCCCAGCTACGCCGGCTACGCTGATCTCGATTGGAACGACTACCGCCGTGCCGAGAAGCGCTTTCTGG ACACCTCCAAGGACCCCGAGCTGTTTGGCATTGAGCACGGCAACGATGCTGCTCTtcagcaggaggaggaggcggatgATCCCGGCCAGGCGGCTCCCGGCACGGAGCCGGAGGAGCAGTGGCCGTCGCCCCAGAAGCGCCACATTGGCGCCGTGTACCGCTCCGGGTTCCTGCCCAGCTACCGCTACCTGCGAAGCCCCACCCCTGGCGGAGGCTATGGAGGCGGGGCCGGGGGGCGTTTCAGTCGCTCGGGACGTGACGCCAGGCAATTT GTCGGGTACTTCCCCCAACACGAGCGACTGCGTCAACCCACCGCAGCCGGTTGTAAGCAGTGCTTTCTCCCTAACCACCAACCGATGATCACCTGGAGCGGTGCTGGCATACGCGGCCGTCTGTCCAGGCTCGCCCCCGGCAGGTCCGAGCACTTCCGCAGCCTTTCGAGCAACGCCCTGCCCAGCGGAGGATCCCCGCGATCGCTCCTCCGCTCAGGGGCTCCCTCGTATCCGCCCTTCCACGCCTGGGGCACTCCGCCGCGTATCACAGCACTGCATCGACGCGAATTTCGCCGCAACATGGACAATTACGAATACTAA
- the LOC6496202 gene encoding neuropeptide-like 1 isoform X2 has product MQAVHKSAHHSKRLLLLLSMLLNAALQPRSFAASATEDVANVSPCEMESIINQLMNPSPEYQLHASALRNQLKNLLRERQLAVGEEQPLGDYSDYVEEDKRSVAALAAQGLLNASPKRSLATLAKNGQLPTAEPGEDYADADSGEPSEQKRYIGSLARAGGLMTYGKRNVGTLARDFQLPIPNGKRNLAMVARLQSAPATHREQPKRNVAAVARYNSQQHHNQRASAEKRNLGALKSSPVHGAQQKREDEEMLLPAAAPDYADPMQSYWWYPSYAGYADLDWNDYRRAEKRFLDTSKDPELFGIEHGNDAALQQEEEADDPGQAAPGTEPEEQWPSPQKRHIGAVYRSGFLPSYRYLRSPTPGGGYGGGAGGRFSRSGRDARQFV; this is encoded by the exons ATGCAGGCGGTGCACAAATCTGCACACCACAGCAAgcggctgttgttgctgctctcCATGCTGCTCAATGCC GCCCTTCAGCCGCGATCATTCGCCGCCAGTGCCACCGAGGACGTCGCCAATGTGTCGCCCTGCGAGATGGAGTCCATAATAAATCAACTGATGAACCCCAGTCCGGAGTACCAGTTACAC GCCTCCGCCTTGCGCAACCAACTGAAGAACCTCCTCCGCGAACGCCAGCTGGCCGTGGGCGAGGAGCAGCCGCTTGGTGACTACTCCGActatgtggaggaggacaagCGCTCGGTGGCCGCCCTGGCTGCCCAAGGACTCCTCAACGCCTCTCCCAAGCGCAGCCTTGCCACCCTTGCTAAAAACGGACAGCTGCCCACCGCCGAGCCGGGCGAGGATTACGCTGACGCGGATTCCGGCGAGCCTAGCGAGCAGAAGCGGTACATCGGATCCTTAGCCCGGGCCGGCGGCCTGATGACTTACGGAAAGCGCAATGTGGGCACCCTGGCTCGCGACTTCCAGCTGCCCATCCCGAATGGAAAGCGCAACCTGGCCATGGTGGCACGCCTTCAGAGTGCCCCCGCAACCCACAGGGAGCAGCCCAAGCGGAATGTGGCCGCCGTAGCCCGGTACAACTCCCAGCAGCACCATAACCAGAGGGCCAGTGCCGAGAAGCGCAACCTGGGCGCCCTGAAGTCCTCGCCGGTGCATGGAGCACAGCAGAAGCGCGAGGATGAGGAGATGCTCCTGCCCGCTGCCGCCCCCGACTACGCCGATCCCATGCAGAGCTACTGGTGGTATCCCAGCTACGCCGGCTACGCTGATCTCGATTGGAACGACTACCGCCGTGCCGAGAAGCGCTTTCTGG ACACCTCCAAGGACCCCGAGCTGTTTGGCATTGAGCACGGCAACGATGCTGCTCTtcagcaggaggaggaggcggatgATCCCGGCCAGGCGGCTCCCGGCACGGAGCCGGAGGAGCAGTGGCCGTCGCCCCAGAAGCGCCACATTGGCGCCGTGTACCGCTCCGGGTTCCTGCCCAGCTACCGCTACCTGCGAAGCCCCACCCCTGGCGGAGGCTATGGAGGCGGGGCCGGGGGGCGTTTCAGTCGCTCGGGACGTGACGCCAGGCAATTTGTATGA